GATAAATGCACCACTTATCTCCTGTGTTGTGATGCTTCATTCTCGCCACGCGGTAGATCACAGGATCGCGCATATTGATATTTGGTGATGCCATATCAATCTTTGCACGAAGCACACGCCTTCCATCTTCTACTTTGCCCTCTTTCATTTCCTCAAAGAGACGCAAGTTTTCCTCAACACTGCGATTCCTATATGGACTTTCCTTTCCAGGATTTTTAAAATCTCCTCTATACTCCCTAATTTCATCTGCAGTTAAATCACAGACAAAGGCCTTTCCCTTTTGAATCAATAAAACAGCCTTTTCGTACATCTCATCAAAATAATTAGATGCAAAAAAGAGGCGGTCTTCATAATCTGCCCCTAACCAATTGACATCTTCCTTGATAGAATCAACAAACTCCTCCTTCTCCTTGGTCGGATTGGTATCATCAAAGCGAAGATTAAACTTTCCCTTATACTCCTCTGCCAAACCTGAATTTAAAAGAATGGACTTTGCATGTCCAATATGCAAATATCCATTTGGCTCTGGTGGAAATCTTGTCTGCACATGTGTATATTTTCCCTCTGCAAGATCTTTTTCAATCTCTAATTCAATAAAATTTTTTGATACTACTTCCTCTGCCATCTCGTCCTCCTAAACAGAATATCATTGCTTTTATCTTATCATATCTTCTCAAATAAGAAAAGATGCCCCACCTTTTCTGTCAACTTTCCAGAAAAAATGGGACATCTTGCCTAAAATTCCTCTTCCTCATCCTCTTCTGCAATAACACCAAAAATTGCAGACATTCCTGCAACTGGTCCAATAATTGCTGCAAACAGTGAGATAAAAAGAATGCCTACAAATATCATCCAAAAATCCAAGTAGCTCCCTCCCCTCTGTGATTTATCCTATTTTCCTACGCCTCATCAATGGACTTTCCAATGTCTGTGCGCATATATTTATTGCGAAATGAAATCCATTCCGTCGCCTCATAGGCCTTTTGTCTTGCCTGTGCCAAAGTATTTCCCGTTGCTGTAATCCCCAATACTCTTCCACCTGCTGTGACTACTTTTCCATTCTCGTCAAAGGCTGTGCCCGCATGAAAGCAAAAATAATCATCTCTTCCGTCAAATGCCGAAAATCCAGATATTGGCACACCTTTTTCATATTTTTGTGGATATCCATCACTGGCAAGAACGACACAAACGGCTGCATTATCGGCAAACTTCAATTCTATTTGGTCTAATGTTCCATCAATACAAGCATTAAAGACATCTACAATATCATTCTCCATTCTAGGCAGTACGACCTGCGTCTCTGGATCTCCAAATCTTGCATTGTACTCGAGCACTTTTGGACCATCCGCTGTCAGCATCAATCCAAAGAAAATAATACCTTTAAATTCTCTGCCCTCGGCACGCATAGCATCCACCGTCTTTTGATAAATATGTTCCTTACAAAATGCATCCACTTCTTCAGTATAGAATGGACTTGGTGAAAATGTTCCCATTCCCCCTGTATTGAGCCCCTGATCTCCATCCTTCGCTCTCTTGTGATCCTGAGCGGAAGTCATAATTTTTATGGTCTTTCCATCGACAAAGGAGAGAACACTCACCTCTCGCCCAACCATAAACTCCTCGACAACAATCTTCTCTCCTGCACTTCCAAATTCCTTATTGATCATCAATTCCTCAACGCCTGCCTTTGCCTGCTCAAGATCTTGACAAATCAACACGCCCTTTCCCAATGCCAAGCCATCGGCCTTTAATACAATTGGCATCTTCGCTGTTTCAAGATAAGCAAGTGCTTCCTGTGGCGAAGTAAAAGTCTCATAGGCACAGGTTGGAATACCATACTTTTTCATTAAATCCTTTGAAAATGCCTTTGAGCCTTCAAGAATCGCTGCATTTTTTCTAGGGCCAAATACTCGAAGTCCTTCCCTTTCAAATTCATCTACAATCCCTCCACAGAGCGGATCATCCATACCAATTACGGTCAAATCAATAGCTTTTTCCTTTGCAAAGTCAACCAATGCCTGAAAGTTCATCACAGAAATTGGTACACATTCTGCCACCTGAGCAATGCCTGCATTGCCAGGAGCACAATAAATTTTATCTACCTGTTTGCTCTGTGCAATCTTTGTGCAAATGGCATGCTCTCGACCGCCACCGCCGACAACCAATACCTTCATCACTTGACCTCCTCATTGTTTGCGATTTGATGAATGGCCTGGGGTAAAATCACCCACTCTGCCTCTTCCATCACTCTCTGCTGTAAACGCTTTGGCGTATCACCACTTTTTACTTCTACTGCCTTTTGCAAAATAATGGGACCAGAGTCCATCCCCTCATCGACATAGTGAACTGTAGCTCCCGTCACCTTGACTCCCCTTTTCAGTGCAGCCTCATGTACCTTTAAACCATAGTAACCAACGCCACAAAAACTCGGAATCAATGAAGGATGAATGTTAATAATTCTTCCTCGAAAGGCCTCAACCATTTCTGGTGGAATCTTAACTAAAAATCCTGCCAGGACAATCAAATCCAAATTCCTCTCCTTCAGTGCTCTCAGCATGGCTTGATTAAATTCTTCTCGAGTTTCAAAGCTGGATGGAGACAGTGCCATAGCCTCAATGCCTGCATTTTTTGCCCTCTCCAGTGCATAGGCATTGGCATTATTTGAAAAAACAAAGCTCACCTTGGCATTCTTTACTCTTCCTGCATCAATGGCATCTAAAATGGCCTGCAAATTGGTTCCGCCTCCACTGACCAACACTCCGACTTTTAGCATAGTTTCACGCCCTTTTTTCCATCCTCTACATGGCCAATCACAAAGCACTCCTCACCTGCTGCTCGAATTGCCTTTACTGTCGTTTCTTCATCTTCCTTTGCCACACTAAGGAGCATACCAATGCCCATATTATAGGTATTGTACATCATTTCCTCAGAGACATTGCCCTTCTTTGCCATCAATTTAAAAATAGCAGGAACCTCATAGGCATCTTTTCTAATGACAGCAAGCTTATCCTCTGGCAACATTCTTGGAATATTTTCATAGAAACCACCACCCGTGATATGGGAACAGCCATGAACCTTGACACCGGCATCCTTTATTGATTTCATCGCCTTGACATAAATCTTTGTCGGTGCAAGAAGTGCCTCTCCAAGCGTCTTTCCCAGTTCATCATAATAAGTAGCTAGGCTTTCCTTCGTCATATCAAAAATTTTTCTCACCAGAGAAAATCCATTGCTGTGCACACCACTGGAAGCAATGCCAATTAAGACATCGCCACTTTGAATACTTTCGCCTGTAATCATATCCTTTTTGTCGACCACACCGACAGCAAAGCCCGCAAGGTCATACTCATCTTCTGGATAAAAGCCTGGCATTTCTGCCGTTTCTCCACCAATGAGTGCTGCACTAGACTGCACACAGCCATCGGCGACACCAGAGACAATCTGAGCAATCTTTTCAGGCTCATTCTTTCCACACGCAATATAATCAAGGAAAAAGAGTGGCTCTCCGCCTGCACAGGCCACATCATTGACACACATAGCAACACAATCAATACCAATGGTATTGTGCTTATCCATCAAAAAGGCAAGCTTTAATTTTGTGCCCACACCATCTGTTCCCGAAAGAAGAATTGGCTCATCCATCTCCTTGATTTTTTCTAAAGAAAATGCCCCCGAAAATCCGCCGAGACCACCAAGGACCTCTGGACGCATCGTACTCTTTACAAACTTCTTCATCAATTCCACTGACTTATAGCCAGCCTCAATGTCAACTCCAGCACTCTTGTAATCCATATTGTCCTCCTATCTACTTGCCCATCTCTTTTAGATATGCCTCATATCCAATTTCTTTTAGTCGCTCTGCCTTATGAACCACTTCATTTTTCATCTCTTCGGTATAAGCCTCTAATTTTTTTTCTAACTCGCTGTCAGAAACGGCCAAAATCTTTGCTGCCAAAATTCCCGCATTCTTGCCACCATTGATGGCCACAGTCGCACATGGAATACCTGATGGCATCTGTACGATGGAATAGAGTGAATCCACACCACCAAGATCTGATGTCTTCATAGGAACACCAATGACTGGCAATGAAACAAGTGCCGCACACATTCCCGGAAGATGTGCTGCCTTTCCTGCCCCCGCAATAATCACTTTAAAGCCATTTTCCTTTGCCTTCTTTGCCCAGTCAAAGAAAATATCAGGCTCCCTGTGTGCAGATATAATGGTCATCTCAAAATCAATTCCCATTTTCTTTAAAAAATCGGCTGCCTGTGCCATAATCGGCATATCTGAGTCGCTTCCCATTACAATTCCTACTTTTGACATAACTTTTCTCCTTTGTATTGATCTATGTTATTCGGATATTTTCCGCATTAACCAACAATTTAGCCCATGGCCTCATTCAATTCCTCAAGTCCCTCTAGAGCAAACTTTCCATCGACAACAATGGCAATCTCTTTTCCATCTGCACAAATGGCATGGATATCCCCCAATTCATCATATGGAATCGTGATATCGGTGTGACAATTCATATAGGCCTTTTCCCTGTTGCTGTGACGAAGCAAAGAAACTTCATTGTCCTTGGCAATAATTGCCTTTCCATCTGGATTATAAGTCACTTCATCTTCCTCGTGACTGTAGCAGGTATCACCAATTGCAAAATGGGGGCCCATCTTCTCTGCAATTAAAATTGGCAACTGATCAAAAATCTGATACTTCTTTGCCACTGCATAAGCTGTCGTATTGGTTCCAATGGCGAATTCCCCAAGTGGAAGACTCTTTCTGTTCTTTAAAAGTACTTCCTCAATCAAACTCTGATTTTCACTTTCGTTCTCGAAATTTTGACAGGAATACTTTGAGACCATACCATCACAAAACCACAGTCTCAAATCCTTAAATAAAATATCGCCAATATAGACTCTTCCCACATGCAAAAGTCCATTAGTTCCCTTGAGCACTGGTGAAGTAAAGACCTCACCAACAGGAATATTGACATCTGCAACACAATTTTCAAAATTTGTCTGCTTCTTTGGATCCTTCAAGGAGTGTAATTTCACGGTAACATCTGTATCATTTCCCTGTCCACCCTGAACATGTACACATTCTGCCTGATCAAGAGCATCAATAATGATCTGTTGCATCCTCTGATAGTGTTGATAATCCAGTGTATTGATGCGAATAATTTCATCAAAAATCTTGCGATAGCATTCTTTGTCCTCTACAATGTCTGGCAATGGCCAAGCAATAATCGTAAAGCTTGTCTTTTCCGTTTGAACATAGCGATTTAAGAGCATTGAAAATTCATTTGAAAAATCAAGGCGAAGCTTCTTTTGTTTGTCGCTATAACTGAGGGCATGCTCTGTATTTACTGGCACAAAGCTCTTCTCTCCAAAAGTCTCTATCACTGCCGGTCCCGCATAGACATCAAGAATCTCTTTGTTTTCTTCATAGGCCATTTCTAACAGTGCTAATTTTCTATCTGTAAAGGCCTTTTTTAAAATCAATGCCCCGTCAAAGCGATGGTCATAGTCATATTGGCGATTTGGACTCTGCCCACCACATCCACGGCTTCTTTCCCCAACAATATCAGCTAAACGATATGGTGTTCGGTAAAGAATTGGCTCAAATCCCATATCCAAAAAATTTTGAATTGCTACCTTGACCACTCGCTCAAATCCAATCGGACAATGCAAAGAAACATTCTTTACCTTACTCAAATCCTTTCCCAGCACGACAAATCCCTTTTGATAGCCCTGAGTGTAGGTATCCGCCATCTTTTTAATCGTCTCTTCTGGCAATGCATTGAGATACTTTGCCATAGCAATCTCACTATTTGAAATATATTGACCAAATAAAAATAAATAGCGAAGGTCATTCAAATCTGCATTTTCAATAATATCTCGAATAAAGTGATTTTGTGGTGTCAAAGTTTCTCTCACTCGCTCTGGCACAGTGACATCCAAATAGTCAAACATATACCAAAAGAAAATATCTTCCAACTGCTTTGCTGTGACATCTTCTTCCTTAGCTGCTGTATAGATTTCTAAAAAGACCTCCAACACACTGGAGATATTCTCCTCTTTTCTCTCATAAGCCATCGGAATAATGCTTCTAAGCTCTCTTGCAAGGACACAAAGCACCTGTCCAAATTCTTCTCCATATTTTTCAAAAAGTACATCGGGATGGAAAAATGATTTGTTATAATTTTGTGGCAAAATCTGTGCATATAATTTTTCTTGAATAGACTGTAATGTCTCAAAATCATAGTTTTCATACTTTCCACTGTCGATATCCCTTTTTAATTCATCTACATCAATGACAAATTCAGCCATTGACACAAAAAAGTCGCCAAAGTGCACCGACAAATCCTCTTTTGGAATTTGCCGAATGCGTTCTGTGGCAAGTTCATAACGTTCCATCTTCTACCCTCTTCCAAGTATTCCACCAACTACAATAATCAAAAACCACAATAAAAAATTGCATCCCCCAAGTGCCAGTCCAATATAGGCAAGAATCATTCTTGTCTCCTTTTCTAAGAAGGAAAGTATGCCATACCAAAATCCTGCCAAGGCAAAGAGAATGGAACTAATGGCCAAAGCGGACAGTGATAAATCGGGAGCTCCCTTTAAATCCACAACTAAACGATAGGCACAAATGGTAAAGATGGATGCAATCAAACTCAAAAATACCGACATCAAACTTCTTCTTGAAAGTGGCTTTCGCACATAATTGACCAAAGCAGGATTGATTTCTTGCTTTCGATCCTCTGGATAGCTAAACCTCTCCTCTTCGAGAATAGATTGCCCCTTATTTCTGACTGGCTTTAAAAACTTATACTTCTTGTTCTTTCTCAATTTGTCAAACATCTGTCTAATTCTTTGCCCCATATTGCTCGTAGTAATGATCAATTCTTGACTTTAATTCATCATCAATCACGATTCTTCCCTTGTATGGCTTATTATAAAGATGCTCCACAACTTCGTGCATTGTCACAATCGCTGAAGTCTTCATCCCATACTTTTGTGCAATCTCCTTGAGAGCCGATTGTTCTCCCTTTCCTCTCTCACAGCGGTCCACGCTGACAATCAAACCAATAACATCTGCATCGCCCTGACTCTTAATAATTGGATAAGTCTCCTCAATGGAAGTTCCCGCTGTCGTCACATCTTCGATAATGAGCACTCGATCACCATCTGCAATTGGACTTCCAAGCAAAATTCCCTTGTCCCCGTGATCCTTTACTTCCTTGCGATTGGAACAGTACTTCACTTCCTTACCTGTCAATCTTGAAATTTCCATGCTCGTTGCCACAGTCAGCGGAATTCCCTTGTAGGCTGGTCCAAACAAAACATCAAAATCCAAACCAAAATTGTCCTTAATTGCCTGTGCATAGTACTCTCCAAGTTTGGTCAACTGTGCACCTGTTCGATAAAATCCAGTATTGACAAAAAATGGAGTCTTTCTTCCGCTCTTTGTCACGAAATCTCCAAACTTTAACACTTCACAATCAATCATAAATTCAATAAACTCTGCCTTATATCTTTCCATTTCATCCCATTCCTTTTCTACTCACTTTATTTTGCAATGTCACCGCTTACTTGACAGCACCAATCAATTCTCGCACATCTGAAATTTGATGATCCAACAAGTATTTTTCAATGCCATCGACCACTTCCATCGTCACATTCGGATTATAAAAATTGGCAGTTCCCACACTCACCATGGTTGCTCCCGCAAGCAAAAATTCAATCGCATCTTCCCAGCAAGAAATTCCACCCATACCCACAATTGGAATTTGTACTGCCTGTGCCACCTGATAGACCATTCTGACAGCTACCGGCTTAATTGCAGGTCCAGAAAATCCACCCGTGCGATTGGCAACAGCAAATGTCCGCCTTTGAATATCAATCTTCATCCCTGTCAAGGTGTTAATCAGAGAAAGGGCATCTGCACCACCTGCCTGTGCGGCCTTGGCCATCTCTGTAATATCTGTTACATTTGGAGAAAGTTTCATCATCACTGGTTGTTTGGCATGAGACTTTACTGCCTTCGTAATTGCCTCTACTGCCTTTGGATCCTGACCAAAGGCAATACCGCCCTCCTTGACATTTGGACAAGAAATATTAATTTCTAGCATATCGACATCCACATCTCCAAGTTTTTCCACCACATCAATATAGTCCTCTGTCGTCTTTCCGCAGACATTGACAATAATCTTTGTGTTGTACTTTCGCAAAAATGGCACATCTCGCTTTGCAAATACATCAATGCCAGGATTTTGCAAGCCAATGGCATTGAGCATCCCGCCATACACCTCTGCAATTCGTGGTGTAGGATTTCCAGCCCAAGGAATATTGGCCACCCCCTTTGTGGTC
This region of Lachnospiraceae bacterium oral taxon 096 genomic DNA includes:
- a CDS encoding phosphoribosylglycinamide formyltransferase, translating into MLKVGVLVSGGGTNLQAILDAIDAGRVKNAKVSFVFSNNANAYALERAKNAGIEAMALSPSSFETREEFNQAMLRALKERNLDLIVLAGFLVKIPPEMVEAFRGRIINIHPSLIPSFCGVGYYGLKVHEAALKRGVKVTGATVHYVDEGMDSGPIILQKAVEVKSGDTPKRLQQRVMEEAEWVILPQAIHQIANNEEVK
- the pyrE gene encoding orotate phosphoribosyltransferase, whose product is MERYKAEFIEFMIDCEVLKFGDFVTKSGRKTPFFVNTGFYRTGAQLTKLGEYYAQAIKDNFGLDFDVLFGPAYKGIPLTVATSMEISRLTGKEVKYCSNRKEVKDHGDKGILLGSPIADGDRVLIIEDVTTAGTSIEETYPIIKSQGDADVIGLIVSVDRCERGKGEQSALKEIAQKYGMKTSAIVTMHEVVEHLYNKPYKGRIVIDDELKSRIDHYYEQYGAKN
- the purD gene encoding phosphoribosylamine--glycine ligase, whose protein sequence is MKVLVVGGGGREHAICTKIAQSKQVDKIYCAPGNAGIAQVAECVPISVMNFQALVDFAKEKAIDLTVIGMDDPLCGGIVDEFEREGLRVFGPRKNAAILEGSKAFSKDLMKKYGIPTCAYETFTSPQEALAYLETAKMPIVLKADGLALGKGVLICQDLEQAKAGVEELMINKEFGSAGEKIVVEEFMVGREVSVLSFVDGKTIKIMTSAQDHKRAKDGDQGLNTGGMGTFSPSPFYTEEVDAFCKEHIYQKTVDAMRAEGREFKGIIFFGLMLTADGPKVLEYNARFGDPETQVVLPRMENDIVDVFNACIDGTLDQIELKFADNAAVCVVLASDGYPQKYEKGVPISGFSAFDGRDDYFCFHAGTAFDENGKVVTAGGRVLGITATGNTLAQARQKAYEATEWISFRNKYMRTDIGKSIDEA
- a CDS encoding dihydroorotate dehydrogenase, with amino-acid sequence MAPNMKVEIAGVEFQNPVTVASGTFGSGAEYAEFVDLNRLGAVTTKGVANIPWAGNPTPRIAEVYGGMLNAIGLQNPGIDVFAKRDVPFLRKYNTKIIVNVCGKTTEDYIDVVEKLGDVDVDMLEINISCPNVKEGGIAFGQDPKAVEAITKAVKSHAKQPVMMKLSPNVTDITEMAKAAQAGGADALSLINTLTGMKIDIQRRTFAVANRTGGFSGPAIKPVAVRMVYQVAQAVQIPIVGMGGISCWEDAIEFLLAGATMVSVGTANFYNPNVTMEVVDGIEKYLLDHQISDVRELIGAVK
- the purE gene encoding 5-(carboxyamino)imidazole ribonucleotide mutase produces the protein MSKVGIVMGSDSDMPIMAQAADFLKKMGIDFEMTIISAHREPDIFFDWAKKAKENGFKVIIAGAGKAAHLPGMCAALVSLPVIGVPMKTSDLGGVDSLYSIVQMPSGIPCATVAINGGKNAGILAAKILAVSDSELEKKLEAYTEEMKNEVVHKAERLKEIGYEAYLKEMGK
- a CDS encoding aminopeptidase encodes the protein MERYELATERIRQIPKEDLSVHFGDFFVSMAEFVIDVDELKRDIDSGKYENYDFETLQSIQEKLYAQILPQNYNKSFFHPDVLFEKYGEEFGQVLCVLARELRSIIPMAYERKEENISSVLEVFLEIYTAAKEEDVTAKQLEDIFFWYMFDYLDVTVPERVRETLTPQNHFIRDIIENADLNDLRYLFLFGQYISNSEIAMAKYLNALPEETIKKMADTYTQGYQKGFVVLGKDLSKVKNVSLHCPIGFERVVKVAIQNFLDMGFEPILYRTPYRLADIVGERSRGCGGQSPNRQYDYDHRFDGALILKKAFTDRKLALLEMAYEENKEILDVYAGPAVIETFGEKSFVPVNTEHALSYSDKQKKLRLDFSNEFSMLLNRYVQTEKTSFTIIAWPLPDIVEDKECYRKIFDEIIRINTLDYQHYQRMQQIIIDALDQAECVHVQGGQGNDTDVTVKLHSLKDPKKQTNFENCVADVNIPVGEVFTSPVLKGTNGLLHVGRVYIGDILFKDLRLWFCDGMVSKYSCQNFENESENQSLIEEVLLKNRKSLPLGEFAIGTNTTAYAVAKKYQIFDQLPILIAEKMGPHFAIGDTCYSHEEDEVTYNPDGKAIIAKDNEVSLLRHSNREKAYMNCHTDITIPYDELGDIHAICADGKEIAIVVDGKFALEGLEELNEAMG
- a CDS encoding phosphoribosylformylglycinamidine cyclo-ligase — protein: MDYKSAGVDIEAGYKSVELMKKFVKSTMRPEVLGGLGGFSGAFSLEKIKEMDEPILLSGTDGVGTKLKLAFLMDKHNTIGIDCVAMCVNDVACAGGEPLFFLDYIACGKNEPEKIAQIVSGVADGCVQSSAALIGGETAEMPGFYPEDEYDLAGFAVGVVDKKDMITGESIQSGDVLIGIASSGVHSNGFSLVRKIFDMTKESLATYYDELGKTLGEALLAPTKIYVKAMKSIKDAGVKVHGCSHITGGGFYENIPRMLPEDKLAVIRKDAYEVPAIFKLMAKKGNVSEEMMYNTYNMGIGMLLSVAKEDEETTVKAIRAAGEECFVIGHVEDGKKGVKLC